One window of the Cydia fagiglandana chromosome 22, ilCydFagi1.1, whole genome shotgun sequence genome contains the following:
- the LOC134675646 gene encoding uncharacterized protein LOC134675646, with translation MSAFLDIEGAFDNTPIRTLVEGLRAKEVDSTTVRWVQSMLSSRVVRLDLLNTTLEVATVRGCPQGGVLSPLLWTLAVDGLLHKMAELRIDTQGYADDLVVTVRGNCQSTLSDLMQRALNTINTWCGENELSINADKTIIVPFTNKRKLDKLKPLVMNGTTIPFSTEVKYLGVTLDQKLTWNKHVDGTIQKARSALAICCRLAGNRWGLKPKIALWLYTSIVRPIVSYASVAWYRKTTQKVTVMKLGSLQRTACVIVTGAMSSSPTAALEAILNLPPLHLHLELEARSSMLRIAGARRGNWLSQTLRLFKESVYDIPVLGMPSDTMSPKFCPLKLYSVEIPKREDWSNSQIKWKEGSLRWYTDGSKSGSEVGCGVYGEAPRKSISLNLGRFCSIFQAEVYAILECASINLQSNYGNHTIYIHSDSQAALLALTSDVTTSRLVENCRQLLNNLGARNKVVLRWVPGHAGVVGNEKADELARAGAKGKNYSPEPFCGIPKSLTRLTLKTYCHYKTIQLWRETTGLNHSKALIKAFSKKASSNALALSRNQLRNLFNHSEEDTSKTGVLNASTAASGVKKR, from the exons ATGTCGGCCTTCTTAGATATTGAGGGCGCCTTTGATAATACACCCATTCGGACACTGGTGGAAGGGCTTAGGGCCAAGGAGGTGGATTCCACCACTGTCCGCTGGGTGCAAAGCATGCTCTCAAGCAGAGTGGTTAGGCTAGACTTGCTTAACACTACACTCGAAGTGGCCACTGTGAGAGGCTGCCCGCAGGGAGGTGTCCTATCTCCCTTGCTCTGGACTCTCGCGGTGGATGGACTTCTGCACAAGATGGCGGAACTCCGAATCGACACTCAGGGGTACGCAGACGACCTTGTTGTGACGGTGAGGGGCAACTGCCAAAGTACTTTATCAGACCTTATGCAGAGGGCTCTCAACACCATAAATACATGGTGCGGAGAGAATGAATTGTCTATCAATGCAGATAAGACAATTATAGTACCATTCACGAACAAGAGGAAACTGGACAAACTTAAACCTCTTGTCATGAATGGTACAACTATTCCGTTCTCAACAGAGGTCAAATATCTGGGGGTAACACTGGACCAGAAACTGACCTGGAACAAACATGTGGACGGAACCATACAAAAGGCCAGATCAGCCTTGGCAATATGCTGTCGTTTAGCAGGCAACAGATGGGGTCTAAAACCCAAAATTGCCTTATGGCTGTACACATCCATAGTGAGGCCGATAGTGTCTTACGCCTCTGTAGCATGGTACAGGAAAACGACGCAGAAGGTAACAGTGATGAAGCTTGGCAGCCTTCAAAGAACTGCCTGTGTCATCGTCACTGGGGCCATGTCATCCTCCCCGACGGCAGCCCTAGAAGCCATACTAAATCTACCGCCCCTCCACTTACATCTAGAATTGGAGGCGAGATCTAGTATGCTTAGAATAGCGGGCGCGAGGAGAGGTAATTGGTTATCGCAAACTCTGAGACTGTTTAAGGAATCAGTGTACGATATTCCTGTTCTTGGGATGCCATCCGACACTATGTCACCCAAATTTTGTCCACTCAAACTTTACTCAGTGGAAATCCCCAAACGGGAGGACTGGTCAAACAGTCAAATCAAGTGGAAAGAAGGAAGCCTGAGGTGGTACACTGATGGCTCCAAATCCGGATCTGAAGTAGGCTGCGGAGTATACGGTGAAGCGCCTAGGAAAAGTATCAGCTTAAACCTAGGACGTTTTTGCTCTATATTCCAGGCAGAGGTATACGCCATTCTGGAATGTGCGTCAATCAATCTGCAAAGCAACTACGGCAACCATACTATCTATATCCATTCGGATAGCCAGGCGGCACTCTTAGCCCTAACCTCCGATGTCACCACATCGAGGCTGGTTGAGAACTGCAGGCAACTATTGAACAACCTTGGAGCCAGGAACAAGGTTGTTCTACGTTGGGTCCCGGGGCATGCGGGTGTCGTAGGAAACGAGAAGGCCGACGAACTCGCGCGAGCAGGGGCTAAGGGGAAGAACTACAGTCCTGAGCCCTTTTGTGGTATCCCCAAAAGCCTAACGCGGCTCACCCTAAAGACCTACTGTCACTACAAAACCATTCAACTCTGGAGAGAAACAACAGGTTTGAACCATTCCAAAGCGCTTATCAAGGCCTTCAGCAAAAAGGCGTCCTCGAACGCCTTAGCGCTGTCTAGGAACCAACTGCGCAACTTG TTCAACCACTCCGAAGAGGATACCTCTAAAACGGGCGTTTTGAACGCATCGACCGCTGCTTCAGGTGTCAAAAAACGCTAA